A single Nisaea sp. DNA region contains:
- the nrdR gene encoding transcriptional regulator NrdR, translating to MRCPFCGHTDTQVKDSRPTEDHAAIRRRRFCPACGARFTTFERVQLRELTVVKKTGKRAPFDRDKLVRSVQISMRKRPVDPERIERMVTSIVRRLESMGEAEIPSEVIGQMVMESLANLDQVAYVRFASVYKNFREAKDFEEFVEEISHDGDD from the coding sequence ATGCGTTGTCCGTTTTGCGGCCACACCGATACCCAGGTGAAGGACTCCCGTCCAACGGAAGACCATGCGGCTATTCGGCGGCGCCGGTTCTGCCCGGCCTGCGGTGCGCGTTTCACGACCTTTGAACGGGTTCAGCTCCGTGAGCTGACCGTGGTCAAGAAGACAGGCAAGAGGGCACCCTTCGATCGGGACAAACTGGTCCGGTCCGTGCAGATTTCGATGCGCAAGCGCCCGGTCGACCCGGAACGCATCGAGCGGATGGTGACCAGCATCGTCCGGCGACTGGAAAGCATGGGCGAGGCGGAGATTCCGTCCGAAGTGATCGGGCAGATGGTCATGGAATCCCTGGCCAATTTGGATCAGGTTGCCTATGTCCGGTTTGCGTCGGTCTACAAGAACTTCCGCGAAGCCAAAGACTTCGAGGAATTCGTCGAAGAAATCAGTCACGACGGCGACGACTGA
- the ribD gene encoding bifunctional diaminohydroxyphosphoribosylaminopyrimidine deaminase/5-amino-6-(5-phosphoribosylamino)uracil reductase RibD — MDQEISFMRHALALARRGLGQVAPNPSVGCVIVRDGRIVGRGWTQPGGRPHAEPVALADAGEAARGATVYVSLEPCAHHGASPPCTDALIAAGVAKVVYALRDPDPRVDGTGHTRLTEAGIEVASGLLEKEAEELNQGFLTRIRKKRPFVTLKLATSLDGKVALANGRSQWITGTGARAVSHQIRASHDAIMTGIGTVLADDPALTCRLPGLMARSPDRVILDGGLRLTTDQIVVETARDIPTTVITAIAADDPKAQALSAAGVDVAGGMAVKDGRLDLDAVLSLLAERGVTRLMVESGGELASTFVREERVDELVWFRAPAIIGGDGLSAVRDLGLELLEFMPRFERRYVRPVGEDLVETYRRRN, encoded by the coding sequence ATGGACCAAGAAATCTCCTTCATGCGGCACGCCCTGGCGCTGGCCAGGCGCGGTCTCGGGCAGGTTGCGCCGAACCCGTCTGTCGGGTGCGTCATCGTCCGGGACGGCAGGATTGTCGGTCGCGGCTGGACGCAGCCAGGCGGGCGCCCGCATGCTGAGCCGGTGGCCCTTGCCGATGCAGGGGAGGCGGCAAGGGGGGCGACTGTTTATGTCTCCCTGGAGCCATGTGCGCATCACGGTGCATCCCCGCCCTGCACGGATGCACTGATTGCAGCCGGCGTGGCAAAGGTGGTCTATGCCCTGCGCGATCCTGACCCTCGAGTTGACGGCACCGGCCACACCAGGCTGACCGAGGCCGGGATTGAGGTTGCCTCCGGCCTTCTGGAGAAGGAAGCAGAGGAACTTAATCAGGGCTTTCTCACTCGTATCCGTAAGAAACGTCCTTTCGTGACCCTGAAGCTGGCGACGTCTCTCGATGGCAAGGTGGCGCTGGCGAACGGGCGAAGCCAGTGGATCACCGGTACCGGAGCCCGCGCTGTGTCGCACCAGATCAGGGCCAGTCACGATGCTATCATGACCGGAATAGGGACCGTGCTGGCAGACGACCCGGCGCTGACATGCCGTCTGCCGGGGTTGATGGCACGCTCACCGGACCGTGTGATCCTTGACGGGGGACTGAGACTGACAACGGACCAGATTGTCGTTGAGACCGCCCGTGATATCCCGACGACGGTTATCACCGCGATTGCGGCGGACGACCCGAAAGCGCAGGCCTTGTCGGCCGCTGGTGTTGATGTGGCTGGCGGGATGGCGGTCAAGGACGGCCGGCTTGATCTCGATGCTGTCCTCTCCCTGCTTGCAGAGCGGGGTGTAACCCGGTTGATGGTGGAATCCGGCGGCGAGCTTGCCAGCACATTCGTGCGCGAGGAACGCGTCGACGAGTTGGTCTGGTTTCGCGCGCCGGCCATCATCGGCGGCGACGGATTGAGCGCTGTTCGTGATCTCGGTCTCGAGCTTCTCGAATTCATGCCGCGTTTCGAACGGCGTTATGTCCGGCCCGTAGGTGAAGATCTGGTGGAAACCTACCGCCGTCGAAACTAG
- a CDS encoding riboflavin synthase, which yields MFTGIITHIGTVCRIEKGGDTRMAVSATFDMDTVALGASIACSGCCLTVVDKGDGWFAADVSAETLSKTNLGGWKEGARINLERALKVGDELGGHIVSGHVDGLAEILSIVPEGDSRRLTLRPDRSLAAFVAPKGAVTLDGISLTVNEVSADTFGVNIIDHTWNETTLSDRKPGDELNMEVDMLARYVARLLDVREPRND from the coding sequence ATGTTCACAGGAATCATCACGCATATCGGTACGGTCTGCCGTATCGAAAAGGGTGGCGACACGCGTATGGCCGTGTCGGCTACCTTCGATATGGACACCGTTGCGCTTGGCGCCTCCATTGCCTGCTCCGGTTGCTGCCTTACCGTTGTCGACAAGGGTGACGGCTGGTTCGCTGCCGATGTCTCGGCTGAGACCCTCTCCAAGACCAATCTCGGCGGTTGGAAAGAGGGCGCACGGATCAATCTGGAGCGGGCTCTCAAGGTCGGGGACGAGCTTGGCGGACATATCGTCAGCGGGCATGTCGACGGGCTCGCGGAGATCCTCTCTATCGTTCCTGAAGGCGACAGCCGCCGGCTGACACTCAGGCCCGACCGTTCTCTGGCCGCTTTCGTGGCGCCCAAGGGGGCGGTGACGCTTGACGGTATCTCTCTGACAGTAAACGAAGTTTCCGCCGACACCTTCGGCGTGAACATTATTGATCACACCTGGAACGAGACCACGTTGAGTGATCGCAAGCCGGGCGACGAATTGAACATGGAAGTCGACATGCTTGCCCGCTATGTTGCGCGCCTGTTGGACGTCCGGGAACCACGGAATGACTGA